The DNA window ATCCCGACCTATCACCCGGACATGAAGGTGTATGAGGTGTTCGATCACGACGGCACGTCGATGGCGCTGTTCTATACCGACTACTTCAAGCGCGACAGCAAGTCCGGTGGCGCGTGGATGGACGTGTTCGTCACGCAGGACGGCCTCACCGGCGCCAAGCCGGTGGTCTACAACGTCTGCAACTTCACCAAGCCGGCTGCCGGCCAGCCGGCGTTGCTGAGTTTCGACGATGTCACCACCTTGTTTCATGAGTTCGGCCACGCGCTGCACGGCATGTTCTCCAAGGTGAAGTACCCCTCGATCGCCGGCACCAGCACCTCGCGCGACTTCGTCGAGTTCCCCTCGCAGTTCAACGAGCATTGGGCCTCCGATCCCAAGGTGTTCGCGCACTACGCCAAGCACTATCAGACCGGTGCAGCGATGCCGCCCGAGCTGGTGGAGAAGATCAAGAAAGCCAGGACCTTCAACAGCGGCTACGCGACCACCGAATACTTGTCGGCCGCACTGCTCGATCTGGCTTGGCACACCCAGCCGGCCGACGCGCCGTTGCAGGACGTGAGCAAGTTCGAAGCCGATGCCTTGAAGCGCTTCAAGGTGGACCTGGCCGAAGTACCGCCGCGTTACCGCAGCAGCTATTTCGACCACATCTGGGGCGGCGGTTATTCGGCCGGTTACTACGCCTATTTCTGGTCGAAAGTGCTCGACGAAGATGCGTTCGAATGGTTCAAGGAAAACGGCGGGTTGAATCGCAAGAATGGCGACGCCTTCCGCGCCAAGATTCTCTCGCGCGGCAATACCGTTGATCTGGCCACGCTATATCGCGATTTCCGCGGCAAGGACCCCAGCGTCAAGGCGCTGCTGAAAGATCGTGGTTTGACCGAGTAAACAAGCCGCGTGCACGACGCGCGGATGCCGGCAACGATCGAAACGGGAGGGCCTTGCGGCCATCCCGTTTTTGTTGCGTCGCATTAAATGTATCGCACTGGTCGGCGCCGCATCACGCCGGTCGCGGCGGCGCCTGATCGTCCCCGATCTCCACGATCACCTCGTGCGACTGCGGCGCAGACGCCACTGCCGGTCGCAGTTGTTCCACCGCCTGCGGCAGGGTCAGCGACGGCGCGGTCTGCACTCCGGATGACGTGGCCCGGGACTCTTGGATGACCTCCCGGGCTTTATACAACAAGTCTTCCACATCGTTGTCCTGCAGAAGCTCACTGATCTTTAGGCTCGCCTTGGTGGCCCGACGCTGGGACAGCGCTTCGCTGGCGCCCCCCATCACACCGCGGAGAACTTGCTGCTTCAATCCGATGTCGGTGTCGCCCTCGCGGCGATTGTTCTTGACGGTGATGGCGGTGTGCTGATTCAGGGCGCCGACCGCAGCCATGGCTCCCGACAGTGCGGAGATCGCCAGGGTCTGCTTCGTCGGCACCTTGCGTGCTCCGCCATGCGCCGCTGAGCTGGCCTTGCCGATCACCGAGGACGCCGCGCTGCCCAGCACGCCGAGGTGGAACATCTGGCCAATGCGTTGAGCGGTCTGTGCGGAGAATTCGCGCAAGGTGTACTTCTTGGCGATATCGCTGATCAGTTGATCCGACACCACCGACTTCTCGGCGTTGAGCAGCACCTCCGCAGCCACACCGTCTGGGTCAAGCTCGTCCAACTTGCCTTCGCGCAAGGCTTGCAGGTCCTGGCTCAGCAGTTCCAAGGCCTTCGCCGGGCCGGCGCCGTGACCCAATTCCAGATCCAGGTCGTCGGCGTCTGCCGCCCGCTGCAGCGAGGGCGGTGCCGCCACCTCCGCCTTGAGCGCTTTCTCCATCGATGCCAGTGCGTTGGTGACGCGTTTGACTAAAGCTTGCGTGGGCGACTGAATCAGTTTACGGAGTTTGCTCTGATCGATATCGTCTGCCGCGACCGGTTCGCCACGCGCAAATTTTGACTTGCCTGTCTCGGTCAATACATCGGCGTACAGCAGATTGAGCTTGTTGTTGTAATCCTGTTTTGCCTGTTCGTCGAAGCCGGCGGCCACATGCTGCGCAGCTGTCATCAGCAGGGCACCGACGGTCTGCGCGGTCGGCGACAGCGCCCGCATTGCGCCGGTCTTGCCGAGCAGGCCCAGCGTGCCCGCCAATGGTGAGCGCAGGATGCGCGGGACGGCCTGCCAGCGATTGCCCATCCATTGCCGGTCGTGCGCGCCCTGGGTCATGACAAAGTCGCGCTGGCCCTGATGCAGGCGTGCTTCGGCTTCCAGCAAGTTGTGGGCAGCGGCCATGAGGTTGGTAGTTGCCGTCGCCGAGGATGTGTTGTCTGCGACGTTCTTGAGTTCGCGAAACTGATCGCAATGACCGCTGAATTCTGCGACATGGATTTCCAACGCCTTCGCAAGGTCCGGTAGCCAATGCTTGTCGTTGATCTGATTCTTGTCCGGCACGATGACGTGACCGCCGTGCTCGCGGATCGACTCGCACAGGCTGACCACCGCCGACTGCTGGGCCGCATTCATCGGTGCGGCGACGGCCGCTGTCGCAACGCCGAACCCTGCGCCCGCCCAAGGCTGACCGGTTGCGTAGTTGATCCAGGGCGAGACGATGTACTGCATCGCATTGTTCAAAAAACTGCCGGTGGGATTGGGCATGCCGGACAGCAGCGCGGTACGTCGCAACTTGGAAACCTCGCCTTCGCTCAATCCCTGCGCCTTGTACCAATCCATCGCATCTGTTTCGCTGATGCGGCTCAACAGATCCGCGTGCGTTGCTGCACGTTCCTCCACGCCGGTGCCGTCCGGCAGTTTTACCTGCCCATTCATCGGCCTGATCGCGTTGATGAGTGCCGCCGCCAGTTGGGGCTGGACCTGGCGCCGGTTGTCGGCAGCCAATCTGTCTTTGAGCCGCGTCAGACGTGACCCACGAAAGTTCGACGAAACTGCAGGCGGCACACCGTGCATGCCGACGGCGCCCGATTGCCCAGCCGCCTGCGTCGCCGCCTGCGTCGCAGGCGCAGTGGCGCCTGCGACCTCCTTGCCGCGTCTGCTGGGACGGCGCGGCAGTATGGTCAGTAGAGTATCGCCCTGGATGTCCGAATGGCCGGGTAAAACGCTGGAGGATGCTTCTTTTCCGATGTCCTGGATGTTTGGGTTTGACGCCGCCGCGTTACGATTGACCGAGTTGGCGGATGTAGTAGTCTTCATCAGATATGTCCTGACTCTAAGTGCAGTGACGGCATCGATCGATGGCCGGTGCCGAGGAATGCGACCGCCACGCAGCCTTGAAGCTGAGTGCATCGTCGACGGACGGCGCAGTTGCCATATCTCGAAGAGAGCATCGAGTTCAGGTACGCGACGCAGCCATTGCTGAGATGAAAGATCCAAACTGCGGACCGCATTGAGCGAGGATTGAATCACTCTGCAGGCAACATTCTGGCCAGACAGCGAACTGATGTCGCTGCGCCCGAATCGCTCCGTACGTTGCTGATATCGGAGGTTTGGCGCGTTGCTGGCCGATAGCAGAGCTGGCGAAGCATTACGCGGCAGCTGGCGTCGCACGCGCATCTGCCCCGCCCATGCCGGAGCGAGCGCGCGGCTGTCGCAGTTGGGCAGCAAGGAGGAAGGAACCCCACCTGGCGATGGCGACGCGTTGCGTTGGCCGACGGGCGGCTTGCAAGCGCGGAGCCGGACTTCGCCGCGCAGCAGCTGCAGGCGTTGGTGAAGGGCTTCGCGTTCTGGCCGCAGCTCGCCAAGGGCCAGCCGCCGCCGCTGTCGCCGGAGCAACAGACGCAAGTGGCCGAATCGGCGGTGGCGATGTTTCTGGGGTTTTACTGACGCAAGTGAGTGCACGCGCGGGCGATGCGCGCGGCGTGGCTTTATCGCAGCGCATCTTCCGCCGGTTTTCCCCTGCGTTGCACGTCTGTTGAAGGCGTCGACGACGGCATGCGCCGTACACTGCTAAGCCTGCGCAAACATGCCTTTCCAACGCGCGCATGGTCTACGTCACCTGTTCAACAGCACATGCCGATGCATGGAGCATTGCAGGTCGCCTGTCCATGACACGCGACAGTCGTGGCAAATACAGCGCGAGAGCGGACGGACCAGTCGCATTTATGCGCTGCCTAAACGGCAGTGAATGCATCGGTCTGCTCTGCGTGGCGCAATGGTATTTCTGAGCTGCCTACACGGCAGTGAACTGTAAGAGCGCCCTGTAAAGAGTCCCACTAGATTTCTGAGCTGCCTACGCGGCAGTGAACGGGAGGTGTCCTGGTCTTCGACCTGGCCCTTTTTTTCTGAGCTGCCTACGCGGCAGTGAACGTCCCCATCCGGCACAGATGCGCGGAGCTGTTTTTCTGAGCTGCCTACGCGGCAGTGAACAGCAGCAAGGGGGCGGTATCGCGATGGGCTTATTTCTGAGCTGCCTACGCGGCAGTGAACCAGGCGATAGTGCGCGCAGTGAACACGCCTTTTTTCTGAGCTGCCTACGCGGCAGTGAACTTGCCGCAGAACGACAAGCTCCAGCGCTTGCTTTTCTGAGCTGCCTACGCGGCAGTGAACGCTCCGGTGCCGGTCGTTCCTGCGCCGAGTGGTTTCTGAGCTGCCTACGCGGCAGTGAACCCATCGAAATAGCACGCGGCGTGCTTGTGGAGTTTCTGAGCTGCCTACGCGGCAGTGAACGCAAGAGGAGGTGCACTATTTGCTGACCTCCGTTTCTGAGCTGCCTACGCGGCAGTGAACTCCATGGACGAGGCGCTGAGGCCAACTCCTCCTTTCTGAGCTGCCTACGCGGCAGTGAACAAGCCGCGCCACGGCCCTTGTGCGTCGAGACGTTTCTGAGCTGCCTACGCGGCAGTGAACGGCGTGCTGCTGAGCGCAAAGTCTTCGAGGGCTTTCTGAGCTGCCTACGCGGCAGTGAACTGGCGTGATCACAGCCGATCCCGTCGCTTCACTTTCTGAGCTGCCTACGCGGCAGTGAACTGATGACTGCGAAAGCATTGCCTTTGCAGTTATTTCTGAGCTGCCTACGCGGCAGTGAACGCCGATAGCTGGCCTGTGGGCGTGCGCTTTTTTTTCTGAGCTGCCTACGCGGCAGTGAACTCGCCGAACTTGCGCGGATTGACGAACTTGATGTTTCTGAGCTGCCTACGCGGCAGTGAACACCCTGATCCTCCTGTTTCTTGCGACGAAATATTTCTGAGCTGCCTACGCGGCAGTGAACAACCGCTGCACGAATCATTTGGTTTGCTCTGATTTCTGAGCTGCCTACGCGGCAGTGAACGGTCTTCCAACCTCTTGCGATTCAGAGCTTTATTTCTGAGCTGCCTACGCGGCAGTGAACGTGCTACATGTAGATCCGGACCAGCCGCGCAATTTCTGAGCTGCCTACGCGGCAGTGAACACCGTCAGTTTCGTTGCACCGACGCGCCAGGCTTTCTGAGCTGCCTACGCGGCAGTGAACAGCATCTCTCAGCTGCACGAGCTGTCGAGTCATTTCTGAGCTGCCTACGCGGCAGTGAACTCAGCGACAGTGAAGATGCTGACCCATTGCTCTTTCTGAGCTGCCTACGCGGCAGTGAACTAAGAGCGGCTAACAAAACCCAGGAAGAAGCCGTAAGCAGATGATGGAGCATGCAAGCGAGAGCAACGCCAAGTGGAGATCGATGCGGCGTTCAAAGCGGATGCGCAGTTTGCCCATGCCTGCGAACCAGGCATGCGTGCGCTCGACGACCCAGCGATGACGGCCCAACCGGTCGTTGCGCTCGATTCCCTTGCGTGCGATCCGCGCAATGATGCCGCGCTGCTTGAGGAAGGCGCGACAGCGGTCGATGTCGTAAGCCTTGTCGGCGTGCAATTTGTCTGGCCAACGTCGCGGGCGCCCTGGTTTGCCACCAATTGGCGGCAAGGCGTCGATCAACTCCTCGAACACGACCGAGTCGTGCCGATTGGCGCCGGTGACGCACACTGCCAAGGGCACGCCGTTGCGGTCCACGATCAGATGCCGTTTGCTGCCGAGTTTGCCGCGATCGGTCGGGTTTGGCCCGGTGTAGGCGCCCCCCGGGGGGAGGCCACACTGGCGGCGTCCAGACTGGCTCGGCTCAGATCCAGCCTCTGGGCGCGACGCAGTTCGGTCAGCAACACATTGTGCAGACGATGCCACACACCGGCGGCCTGCCAATCACGCAACCGGCGCCAGCAGGTCATGCCGCTGCCATAGCCCAGCTCCATAGGCAGGTCTTCCCATGGCACGCCCGTGCGCAGGACATAGACGATGCCGTTGAGGGCTTGCTGATCACTGATACGCGGCCGTCCACCTTTGGGCGAACGCTTCACTTGGGGAATCAGCGGCTCGATGCGCTTCCACAGCGCAATGGGGATCTCTTTGCGACGTGTCATGTCCGCAATTTTGCCACCGGCGAGACAAGATTCAAGGGGTTTTGTTAGACGCTCTAAGCCTGCTGCTGCTGAGCAATTTGAAGTCTTTTCTGAGCTGCCTACGCGGCAGTGAACGTACCGGCAGAGGCTTTCGCAAGAGTTCTTCGTTTCTGAGCTGCCTACGCGGCAGTGAACGCCGACTCGTCGCGTATCCCGATCCTGCTACTTTTCTGAGCTGCCTACGCGGCAGTGAACACTCCGACAACATGTCGAATATGCCAGGCCGATTTCTGAGCTGCCTACGCGGCAGTGAACCGCTGAGTCGATTGCAGGGTACGAAGCACAGTTTTCTGAGCTGCCTACGCGGCAGTGAACAGTCAGGCGTGAGCTGGAGCAGACGCAATGCTTTTCTGAGCTGCCTACGCGGCAGTGAACTCTCTGCGCCGTCATCGCCGATAATTCGAATCTTTCTGAGCTGCCTACGCGGCAGTGAACAAGGTACGCGCCGGGGATTGCAGATGTGCCGTATTTCTGAGCTGCCTACGCGGCAGTGAACCGTGCTGCTGAGCGCAAAGTCTTCGAGGGCTTTTTCTGAGCTGCCTACGCGGCAGTGAACCATTGAGCGACGCGAAGCGCTCAGACCGCATCTTTCTGAGCTGCCTACGCGGCAGTGAACAAGTTGTTCCGTTGTCTATCACTGAACAGAGTTTTCTGAGCTGCCTACGCGGCAGTGAACCCATTGAGCTTTGATCTGCACTTGAACTGCCCTTTCTGAGCTGCCTACGCGGCAGTGAACCAAGCCTGCTGCTGCCGAGCAGTTCGATGCCTTTTCTGAGCTGCCTACGCGGCAGTGAACTCGTCGTCGTTCCGAAGAGCGCACGCCCGCAATTTCTGAGCTGCCTACGCGGCAGTGAACATCGATGGCCGCACGCTTCCCCGCTGATTATCATTTCTGAGCTGCCTACGCGGCAGTGAACGGAAGTGCCGGTCTGGTTCGCACCATTTACAATTTCTGAGCTGCCTACGCGGCAGTGAACAGCCAGCGCGCAGCGCTGCCCGTCGCCGTCGGTTTCTGAGCTGCCTACGCGGCAGTGAACATTGATCCCTTCACCTTCGAAGAACTGCTGCTTTTCTGAGCTGCCTACGCGGCAGTGAACCGGCCGGAGGCGTGAGAGGCCCGCAGGGCAGTTTTCTGAGCTGCCTACGCGGCAGTGAACAACATCGGCCGCTTTGCGATACGGCTGCGACATTTCTGAGCTGCCTACGCGGCAGTGAACTTTCTTGCCGATGATTGGCTTCCGGCGTGTCATTTCTGAGCTGCCTACGCGGCAGTGAACGACCAGATCGAGGAGATCGCAGCGAAGCACATTTTCTGAGCTGCCTACGCGGCAGTGAACCCGTGCGCATGGAGAAGGACCGTAGACGCATTTTTCTGAGCTGCCTACGCGGCAGTGAACGCATGCTTGCGTAGCTGCCGCTAGTTGCCCTTTTTCTGAGCTGCCTACGCGGCAGTGAAATTCCACATCGCCAAGACGAATTGGCGGAGCCATTTCTGAGCTGCCTACGCGGCAGTGAACCAGAGTGGCGATGTTGGACAGACCTACTTGATTTTCTGAGCTGCCTACGCGGCAGTGAACATCAACCGTGCTTCTGAGAAAGCGGCTGTGAATTTCTGAGCTGCCTACGCGGCAGTGAACGCGGATCTGCTTTACCGCCCAGCACGCCAACATTTCTGAGCTGCCTACGCGGCAGTGAACGTCAGTTGCATGGATCACTCCTCAACGTGGGCTTTCTGAGCTGCCTACGCGGCAGTGAACCTTGGCCTGCAGGAGATACCGGGTGCCGTTGATTTCTGAGCTGCCTACGCGGCAGTGAACTGAACACTTTGTCGTGATTCGCACCATCGTGGTTTCTGAGCTGCCTACGCGGCAGTGAACTGTGCAGGTCGGAGAATTTGCCACACGCACCATTTCTGAGCTGCCTACGCGGCAGTGAACGCTGATCGTCACGTTCAAGGCCCGAAGACGCTTTTCTGAGCTGCCTACGCGGCAGTGAACGGCTCGAAATGTTCGGCCATGTCGAACTGCAATTTCTGAGCTGCCTACGCGGCAGTGAACGCGGGCGTGAACCAATGTTCGCGCTCCTCCAATTTCTGAGCTGCCTACGCGGCAGTGAACTCTGGCTTCGTCAAGGTTCGACTGCAAGGCAATTTCTGAGCTGCCTACGCGGCAGTGAACCGGTGGACCCAGCCTACAGGCGAGGAAATCAATTTCTGAGCTGCCTACGCGGCAGTGAACCGTCTCAGCACACGAGCGCGCGCGAGTTCATCTTTCTGAGCTGCCTACGCGGCAGTGAACCAGCTTGAACAGCAGTTGCGTGCTCAGCAGCATTTCTGAGCTGCCTACGCGGCAGTGAACAAGCTTGTCAGGCCGTGGCGGATGGACGTTAATTTCTGAGCTGCCTACGCGGCAGTGAACTAACTGGTGCGGGCGCCTTGGTTACGGTTTTGTTTCTGAGCTGCCTACGCGGCAGTGAACAACAATACGAACTCAAGTCCGCTGAGGCGGTGATTTCTGAGCTGCCTACGCGGCAGTGAACTTCGCGTCCCGACAAATGGAAAGATTCGACAATTTCTGAGCTGCCTACGCGGCAGTGAACGCCCTGCCTAGCTCGCCCTGACTTTGGACGTATTTCTGAGCTGCCTACGCGGCAGTGAACGATGAAGACGCCCGGGAGGCTAAGGGCCTGAATTTCTGAGCTGCCTACGCGGCAGTGAACGGAGCATCTCTCAGCTTCACGAGCTTTCGAGTTTTCTGAGCTGCCTACGCGGCAGTGAACGCCGCCCCGTAGTGGTGACAGCGCATCGAGCTTTTCTGAGCTGCCTACGCGGCAGTGAACCTCAGCAAGGTGGCGGCTCCACCGGCAGACCCTTTCTGAGCTGCCTACGCGGCAGTGAACGCGGCCAGCGCGAGTTCGCCATGCGTGTCGATTTTCTGAGCTGCCTACGCGGCAGTGAACCAGGAGATGCGATTGACGCAAGTCACGAGGGATTTCTGAGCTGCCTACGCGGCAGTGAACGTTCTGCGAGAAGATCGTAGAGCTCGGAAAGCTTTCTGAGCTGCCTACGCGGCAGTGAACCGTACAACGCTTCACGGCTGACCAAGCGCAACTTTCTGAGCTGCCTACGCGGCAGTGAACATGATGTCGCCGACCCAGGCGCACACGGGTGATTTCTGAGCTGCCTACGCGGCAGTGAACCTTGTTTGCGCGCAGAGCGTCGGAAAAGTCAATTTCTGAGCTGCCTACGCGGCAGTGAACTCGCTGTCTGAGTCTTCGATGGCTGAGATCAATTTCTGAGCTGCCTACGCGGCAGTGAACTCCTTGTTTTCCGGCAACGGTAGATCGATAGATTTCTGAGCTGCCTACGCGGCAGTGAACAACATGGAATACAAGAGCGAGTTTGCAGTGACTTTTCTGAGCTGCCTACGCGGCAGTGAACAGGGCGCGACGAATCGACCTACCGCGCAAAATTTTCTGAGCTGCCTACGCGGCAGTGAACATGCGATTTAGAGCCGCACCGGCTCCCATATTTTTCTGAGCTGCCTACGCGGCAGTGAACCTACCGCGCAAAGTGGCGCCCCGTCTATGAATTTTCTGAGCTGCCTACGCGGCAGTGAACCACTACTCAAGGCTGGGCGAGTACCAGCCTTGTTTCTGAGCTGCCTACGCGGCAGTGAACACGGCGACGGCGACGGCTACGGTTTTGGTGACTTTCTGAGCTGCCTACGCGGCAGTGAACTGCACTGCTTGCTCATAGTAAGTTTCTCAATAGTTTCTGAGCTGCCTACGCGGCAGTGAACGATGTCATCATGCCCCACAAATTGCTTGTGCATTTCTGAGCTGCCTACGCGGCAGTGAACGTGTTTTCTTCGGCTATGCAAGTGACACCAGTGTTTCTGAGCTGCCTACGCGGCAGTGAACAAAGTCCCGATGTCTCTCACCCCGTACCTGGGTTTCTGAGCTGCCTACGCGGCAGTGAACGAGGAGATTGATCACATCAATAGGGACCCACATTTCTGAGCTGCCTACGCGGCAGTGAACAGTAATAGTTCCTCCCTAGGGATTCCGTAACCTTTCTGAGCTGCCTACGCGGCAGTGAACACGGCTACGGCGACGGCAACGGCTACGGCTACTTTCTGAGCTGCCTACGCGGCAGTGAACCCAAGATGCAAAGGCACGG is part of the Xanthomonas fragariae genome and encodes:
- the xopN gene encoding type III secretion system effector XopN — its product is MKTTTSANSVNRNAAASNPNIQDIGKEASSSVLPGHSDIQGDTLLTILPRRPSRRGKEVAGATAPATQAATQAAGQSGAVGMHGVPPAVSSNFRGSRLTRLKDRLAADNRRQVQPQLAAALINAIRPMNGQVKLPDGTGVEERAATHADLLSRISETDAMDWYKAQGLSEGEVSKLRRTALLSGMPNPTGSFLNNAMQYIVSPWINYATGQPWAGAGFGVATAAVAAPMNAAQQSAVVSLCESIREHGGHVIVPDKNQINDKHWLPDLAKALEIHVAEFSGHCDQFRELKNVADNTSSATATTNLMAAAHNLLEAEARLHQGQRDFVMTQGAHDRQWMGNRWQAVPRILRSPLAGTLGLLGKTGAMRALSPTAQTVGALLMTAAQHVAAGFDEQAKQDYNNKLNLLYADVLTETGKSKFARGEPVAADDIDQSKLRKLIQSPTQALVKRVTNALASMEKALKAEVAAPPSLQRAADADDLDLELGHGAGPAKALELLSQDLQALREGKLDELDPDGVAAEVLLNAEKSVVSDQLISDIAKKYTLREFSAQTAQRIGQMFHLGVLGSAASSVIGKASSAAHGGARKVPTKQTLAISALSGAMAAVGALNQHTAITVKNNRREGDTDIGLKQQVLRGVMGGASEALSQRRATKASLKISELLQDNDVEDLLYKAREVIQESRATSSGVQTAPSLTLPQAVEQLRPAVASAPQSHEVIVEIGDDQAPPRPA
- a CDS encoding IS5 family transposase (programmed frameshift), with the protein product MTRRKEIPIALWKRIEPLIPQVKRSPKGGRPRISDQQALNGIVYVLRTGVPWEDLPMELGYGSGMTCWRRLRDWQAAGVWHRLHNVLLTELRRAQRLDLSRASLDAASVAFPPGGAYTGPNPTDRGKLGSKRHLIVDRNGVPLAVCVTGANRHDSVVFEELIDALPPIGGKPGRPRRWPDKLHADKAYDIDRCRAFLKQRGIIARIARKGIERNDRLGRHRWVVERTHAWFAGMGKLRIRFERRIDLHLALLSLACSIICLRLLPGFC